In one window of Lampris incognitus isolate fLamInc1 chromosome 3, fLamInc1.hap2, whole genome shotgun sequence DNA:
- the xcr1a.1 gene encoding chemokine (C motif) receptor 1a, duplicate 1, protein MNASLNDSEYGYDDYGDEVCDKDEVVRFESIAIPLFFSLVITLSLIGNVLVLVILALYENFKSLTNIFILNLAISDLIFTAGLPFWAIYHVWGWVLSDILCKMVTFVFFIGFYSSIMFLTVMTIHRYLVVVYPLSEHGMQKVSYRVLVSVIVWLTSIGAAMPSLLFSTIIVFHHKDGDSFGCEYGVHLWKYVSTYQQVIFFLVAFGIMGFCYVQILVKIAKTRCHMKSRTVKRIFCIVSVFFLGWIPYSVVIFLQTLADQAVPPLHECEASTRLDYAFYVCRLVAFSHCSLNPVFYAFVGVKFRNHMKSITLRLLRRQNRAEEQHIRMPNVQSNGTMS, encoded by the coding sequence ATGAATGCCTCTCTGAATGACAGTGAATATGGCTATGATGACTATGGCGATGAAGTCTGTGACAAAGATGAGGTGGTCAGATTTGAATCCATTGCCATCCCGCTCTTCTTCTCTTTGGTGATCACCCTGAGCCTCATAGGAAACGTTCTGGTCCTTGTGATCCTGGCTTTATATGAAAACTTCAAGTCTCTCACCAACATTTTCATCCTCAACCTGGCAATCTCGGACCTCATATTCACTGCCGGTCTCCCCTTCTGGGCAATTTACCACGTGTGGGGCTGGGTACTCTCAGATATCCTCTGCAAAATGGTGACCTTCGTTTTCTTCATTGGGTTTTACAGCAGCATCATGTTTTTGACAGTCATGACCATACACAGATACCTGGTTGTGGTTTATCCGCTGTCTGAACACGGCATGCAGAAAGTCAGCTACAGAGTCCTTGTGTCTGTAATTGTGTGGCTGACCAGCATCGGGGCAGCCATGCCTTCCCTACTCTTCAGCACTATCATCGTGTTCCACCACAAAGACGGAGACTCCTTTGGCTGTGAATATGGGGTTCACTTGTGGAAATACGTCAGCACATACCAGCAGGTTATTTTCTTCTTGGTTGCTTTTGGAATCATGGGCTTCTGCTATGTCCAAATACTTGTAAAAATTGCAAAGACACGATGCCACATGAAGAGCAGGACAGTAAAGCGGATTTTCTGCATTGTGTCCGTGTTCTTCCTCGGCTGGATACCTTACAGTGTGGTCATCTTTCTGCAGACGCTGGCGGACCAAGCGGTACCCCCGCTGCACGAGTGTGAGGCGAGCACGCGCCTCGACTACGCCTTCTACGTGTGCCGACTCGTGGCTTTCTCCCACTGCAGCCTCAACCCCGTCTTCTACGCGTTTGTCGGTGTCAAGTTCAGAAACCACATGAAATCCATCACGCTTCGACTGCTCCGTCGACAAAACCGAGCGGAGGAACAACACATTAGGATGCCAAATGTCCAGTCGAACGGGACGATGTCCTAA